One Phoenix dactylifera cultivar Barhee BC4 chromosome 14, palm_55x_up_171113_PBpolish2nd_filt_p, whole genome shotgun sequence DNA window includes the following coding sequences:
- the LOC103712390 gene encoding WASH complex subunit 5-like isoform X11, with translation MESSKKRAGSREDDDPAASFPELLNFCARAQTLIAELLLLSDRIPAEFLDRRFDAVLFDLRYFDSPNDFESRIEGNEELEALEDCLRESCSAYMQRFFLLMTGAVIYHLELLKYLNDLQMHFVIQEGLYGQSTLDRVLDNQYGRQLLTESIALFGCMLILMEHCLSGHLREKLLVAHLRHDCCFDSPNLEHICLICRAHMPPSGPFHHSGSPFVNSGMVSVQKTEDLFARFPFPKLVVDAVIHRLRNDDLYNQVHHYPDPQHRTVALSLQSGYLYILLFYSPEFLRNGFVMREIVDRFFRDCWVVPIFLHFVVDLFVSWDAYKEAKASLSSSVSPTFIRDCCQYHCTKVTHLSSELGSVLSNCVLIKDYVLDNSQYLISLVRDCNIALRWVLLHRASGDKRSRDIVTSVGLALQVDEDNLLQLLLKTSQLEFKVKQLYVELLESKEALWLEKKHCVSNCIEELSVHCFGSWVSSCKIKNESLNDWFQKLSTEVQSLDCTRTGSSSRAIYRVLSALKDLEQFCQIDQIKQWLFEAQKYLQDMIKVLNLDDEAMSTFSAITDALYAWAYVARFGELLGKNIEQDPSVVLSLHTYFLKFWMLLNVPLRRIEQNQSSDLLCVSNYYSSKYAAQICATLEIIPVILLGIYMDDNLQAQQPFHQLSRIDKDSLPEFMQVDQQLNLARAANKISIISEGVLLMSRNFRGLISLDLEDWLEGQVRKELSKRLENKLKTFFLLPNVGYDILEVNLRTLSAYILSQLQMMESFQDLLHIPGNRIWEETFTKVLKQCFEKEYAAFIKREQGSIVSVAQLNDFSKAPTFYGHLLHQLLRLTDPSRSMFIEPMSGWFDAEGHELLGLHFINLIESCVGQVGLASLDSLLTAIIKENLEYALKGFKNSIPDAWKNYVSLMILWALLHPYLCWVGHHICRW, from the exons ATGGAGTCGTCGAAGAAACGCGCAGGGTCGAGGGAAGACGATGACCCGGCAGCTTCCTTCCCCGAGCTGCTCAACTTCTGCGCCAGGGCCCAAACGCTGATCgccgagctcctcctcctctccgatCGGATCCCCGCGGAGTTCCTCGATCGCCGCTTCGACGCCGTGCTCTTCGACCTCAG GTATTTTGACTCCCCCAATGATTTTGAGTCAAGGATTGAAGGGAATGAGGAACTGGAAGCACTAGAAGATTGTCTTCGGGAATCTTGTTCTGCTTATATGCAGAGATTTTTTCTTCTGATGACTGGTGCTGTTATTTACCATTTGGAGCTACTTAAATACCTAAATGACCTTCAG ATGCATTTTGTCATACAGGAAGGTTTGTATGGGCAGTCTACACTAGATAGAGTATTGGATAATCAATATGGACGACAATTGCTGACGGAATCAATAGCACTGTTTGGATGCATGCTGATACTGATGGAGCACTGTTTGAGTGGCCATTTGCGAGAGAAGCTTCTTGTGGCACATCTACGCCATGACTGCTGTTTTGACTCTCCAAATCTAGAGCACATATGCTTGATTTGTCGTGCCCACATGCCTCCATCTGGCCCATTTCATCATAGCGGTTCACCTTTTGTAAACTCCGGTATGGTTTCTGTACAAAAGACTGAAGATCTCTTTGCAAGATTTCCATTTCCCAAATTGGTGGTGGATGCTGTTATACATCGTTTGCGGAATGATGACTTGTACAATCAAGTACACCACTATCCAGATCCACAGCACCGAACTGTGGCATTATCATTACAGAGTGGATACCTGTATATTCTGTTATTCTATTCTCCAGAGTTTCTACGCAATGGTTTTGTCATGCGAGAGATTGTTGATCGGTTCTTTAGAGATTGTTGGGTGGTTccaatatttttacattttgtGGTAGATCTGTTTGTGTCATGGGATGCATATAAAGAAGCAAAAGCATCATTATCCTCTAGTGTTTCTCCAACATTTATACGGGACTGCTGTCAATATCATTGCACTAAG GTTACGCATCTCTCATCAGAGTTGGGTTCAGTTCTCTCAAATTGTGTTTTAATCAAAGATTATGTGCTAGATAACTCTCAATATCTAATTTCCTTGGTCAGAGATTGCAATATTGCATTGCGCTGGGTTTTGCTTCACAGAGCT AGCGGCGACAAAAGATCGAGGGACATAGTAACTTCTGTAGGACTCGCACTGCAAGTTGATGAAGACAATCTGTTACAGCTGCTACTGAAGACCTCCCAA CTTGAGTTCAAGGTGAAGCAGCTCTATGTGGAGCTTTTGGAAAGCAAAGAAGCTTTGTGGCTTGAAAAGAAGCACTGTGTTTCTAACTGCATAGAAGAATTATCTGTGCACTGTTTTGGCTCTTGG GTTTCATCATGCAAAATCAAGAATGAAAGCCTGAATGATTGGTTTCAAAAATTGTCAACAGAG GTTCAGTCATTAGACTGTACAAGAACTGGAAGTTCAAGCAGAGCAATCTATCGTGTATTATCTGCACTGAAGGATCTCGAGCAATTCTGTCAA ATTGATCAAATCAAGCAATGGCTATTTGAAGCCCAAAAGTATCTGCAGGATATGATCAAAGTTCTCAATCTAGATGATGAAGCAATGTCTACATTCTCTGCG ATTACCGATGCTCTCTATGCATGGGCATATGTTGCAAGATTTGGCGAACTACTAGGCAAGAATATTGAGCAAGATCCATCAGTTGTGTTGAGTCTGCATacatattttctaaaattttggaTGTTGTTGAATGTACCATTACGACGGATTGAACAAAATCAAAG TTCTGATCTTCTTTGCGTCTCAAATTACTATTCCTCAAAATATGCAGCTCAGATATGTGCAACTTTGGAGATTATACCT GTCATTCTGCTTGGAATATATATGGATGATAACTTACAAGCTCAGCAGCCGTTTCACCAATTGAGTCGTATTGATAAAGATAGTCTTCCAGAATTTATGCAG GTGGATCAACAACTCAATTTAGCAAGGGCAGcaaataaaatatctattatctCGGAG GGAGTGCTGCTCATGTCAAGGAATTTTCGTGGCCTTATAAGTCTG GATTTGGAGGACTGGCTAGAGGGGCAAGTGAGGAAGGAACTATCAAAACGTCTAGAGAACAAACTGAAAACTTTTTTCTTGTTGCCCAATG TTGGATATGATATTTTGGAAGTCAATCTGAGGACATTATCAGCTTATATTCTTTCACAATTGCAAATGATGGAATCCTTTCAG GATTTACTTCATATACCTGGGAATCGTATTTGGGAAGAAACTTTTACCAAAGTTTTGAAGCAGTGTTTTGAAAAG GAATATGCTGCATTTATTAAAAGAGAGCAAGGATCTATAGTTTCAGTTGCACAATTGAATGACTTCTCTAAAGCACCAACGTTCTATG GACATTTGTTGCACCAGCTATTACGATTGACGGATCCTTCTCGGTCAATGTTTATAGAGCCTATGAGCGGTTG GTTTGATGCTGAAGGACATGAATTACTAGGATTGCACTTCATCAATCTAATTGAGTCATG TGTTGGGCAGGTTGGTCTAGCCAGCTTGGATTCTCTATTAACTGCAATTATTAAGGAGAACTTAGAGTATGCATTGAAGGGTTTCAAGAATTCG ATTCCAGATGCTTGGAAGAACTACGTAAGCTTGATGATTCTTTGGGCCCTCCTACATCCCTACCTTTGCTGGGTTGGTCATCATATATGCAGATG
- the LOC103712390 gene encoding WASH complex subunit 5-like isoform X9, with product MESSKKRAGSREDDDPAASFPELLNFCARAQTLIAELLLLSDRIPAEFLDRRFDAVLFDLRYFDSPNDFESRIEGNEELEALEDCLRESCSAYMQRFFLLMTGAVIYHLELLKYLNDLQMHFVIQEGLYGQSTLDRVLDNQYGRQLLTESIALFGCMLILMEHCLSGHLREKLLVAHLRHDCCFDSPNLEHICLICRAHMPPSGPFHHSGSPFVNSGMVSVQKTEDLFARFPFPKLVVDAVIHRLRNDDLYNQVHHYPDPQHRTVALSLQSGYLYILLFYSPEFLRNGFVMREIVDRFFRDCWVVPIFLHFVVDLFVSWDAYKEAKASLSSSVSPTFIRDCCQYHCTKVTHLSSELGSVLSNCVLIKDYVLDNSQYLISLVRDCNIALRWVLLHRASGDKRSRDIVTSVGLALQVDEDNLLQLLLKTSQLEFKVKQLYVELLESKEALWLEKKHCVSNCIEELSVHCFGSWVSSCKIKNESLNDWFQKLSTEVQSLDCTRTGSSSRAIYRVLSALKDLEQFCQIDQIKQWLFEAQKYLQDMIKVLNLDDEAMSTFSAITDALYAWAYVARFGELLGKNIEQDPSVVLSLHTYFLKFWMLLNVPLRRIEQNQSSDLLCVSNYYSSKYAAQICATLEIIPVILLGIYMDDNLQAQQPFHQLSRIDKDSLPEFMQVDQQLNLARAANKISIISEGVLLMSRNFRGLISLDLEDWLEGQVRKELSKRLENKLKTFFLLPNVGYDILEVNLRTLSAYILSQLQMMESFQDLLHIPGNRIWEETFTKVLKQCFEKEYAAFIKREQGSIVSVAQLNDFSKAPTFYGHLLHQLLRLTDPSRSMFIEPMSGWFDAEGHELLGLHFINLIESCVGQVGLASLDSLLTAIIKENLEYALKGFKNSLDSRCLEELRKLDDSLGPPTSLPLLGWSSYMQMDRCCI from the exons ATGGAGTCGTCGAAGAAACGCGCAGGGTCGAGGGAAGACGATGACCCGGCAGCTTCCTTCCCCGAGCTGCTCAACTTCTGCGCCAGGGCCCAAACGCTGATCgccgagctcctcctcctctccgatCGGATCCCCGCGGAGTTCCTCGATCGCCGCTTCGACGCCGTGCTCTTCGACCTCAG GTATTTTGACTCCCCCAATGATTTTGAGTCAAGGATTGAAGGGAATGAGGAACTGGAAGCACTAGAAGATTGTCTTCGGGAATCTTGTTCTGCTTATATGCAGAGATTTTTTCTTCTGATGACTGGTGCTGTTATTTACCATTTGGAGCTACTTAAATACCTAAATGACCTTCAG ATGCATTTTGTCATACAGGAAGGTTTGTATGGGCAGTCTACACTAGATAGAGTATTGGATAATCAATATGGACGACAATTGCTGACGGAATCAATAGCACTGTTTGGATGCATGCTGATACTGATGGAGCACTGTTTGAGTGGCCATTTGCGAGAGAAGCTTCTTGTGGCACATCTACGCCATGACTGCTGTTTTGACTCTCCAAATCTAGAGCACATATGCTTGATTTGTCGTGCCCACATGCCTCCATCTGGCCCATTTCATCATAGCGGTTCACCTTTTGTAAACTCCGGTATGGTTTCTGTACAAAAGACTGAAGATCTCTTTGCAAGATTTCCATTTCCCAAATTGGTGGTGGATGCTGTTATACATCGTTTGCGGAATGATGACTTGTACAATCAAGTACACCACTATCCAGATCCACAGCACCGAACTGTGGCATTATCATTACAGAGTGGATACCTGTATATTCTGTTATTCTATTCTCCAGAGTTTCTACGCAATGGTTTTGTCATGCGAGAGATTGTTGATCGGTTCTTTAGAGATTGTTGGGTGGTTccaatatttttacattttgtGGTAGATCTGTTTGTGTCATGGGATGCATATAAAGAAGCAAAAGCATCATTATCCTCTAGTGTTTCTCCAACATTTATACGGGACTGCTGTCAATATCATTGCACTAAG GTTACGCATCTCTCATCAGAGTTGGGTTCAGTTCTCTCAAATTGTGTTTTAATCAAAGATTATGTGCTAGATAACTCTCAATATCTAATTTCCTTGGTCAGAGATTGCAATATTGCATTGCGCTGGGTTTTGCTTCACAGAGCT AGCGGCGACAAAAGATCGAGGGACATAGTAACTTCTGTAGGACTCGCACTGCAAGTTGATGAAGACAATCTGTTACAGCTGCTACTGAAGACCTCCCAA CTTGAGTTCAAGGTGAAGCAGCTCTATGTGGAGCTTTTGGAAAGCAAAGAAGCTTTGTGGCTTGAAAAGAAGCACTGTGTTTCTAACTGCATAGAAGAATTATCTGTGCACTGTTTTGGCTCTTGG GTTTCATCATGCAAAATCAAGAATGAAAGCCTGAATGATTGGTTTCAAAAATTGTCAACAGAG GTTCAGTCATTAGACTGTACAAGAACTGGAAGTTCAAGCAGAGCAATCTATCGTGTATTATCTGCACTGAAGGATCTCGAGCAATTCTGTCAA ATTGATCAAATCAAGCAATGGCTATTTGAAGCCCAAAAGTATCTGCAGGATATGATCAAAGTTCTCAATCTAGATGATGAAGCAATGTCTACATTCTCTGCG ATTACCGATGCTCTCTATGCATGGGCATATGTTGCAAGATTTGGCGAACTACTAGGCAAGAATATTGAGCAAGATCCATCAGTTGTGTTGAGTCTGCATacatattttctaaaattttggaTGTTGTTGAATGTACCATTACGACGGATTGAACAAAATCAAAG TTCTGATCTTCTTTGCGTCTCAAATTACTATTCCTCAAAATATGCAGCTCAGATATGTGCAACTTTGGAGATTATACCT GTCATTCTGCTTGGAATATATATGGATGATAACTTACAAGCTCAGCAGCCGTTTCACCAATTGAGTCGTATTGATAAAGATAGTCTTCCAGAATTTATGCAG GTGGATCAACAACTCAATTTAGCAAGGGCAGcaaataaaatatctattatctCGGAG GGAGTGCTGCTCATGTCAAGGAATTTTCGTGGCCTTATAAGTCTG GATTTGGAGGACTGGCTAGAGGGGCAAGTGAGGAAGGAACTATCAAAACGTCTAGAGAACAAACTGAAAACTTTTTTCTTGTTGCCCAATG TTGGATATGATATTTTGGAAGTCAATCTGAGGACATTATCAGCTTATATTCTTTCACAATTGCAAATGATGGAATCCTTTCAG GATTTACTTCATATACCTGGGAATCGTATTTGGGAAGAAACTTTTACCAAAGTTTTGAAGCAGTGTTTTGAAAAG GAATATGCTGCATTTATTAAAAGAGAGCAAGGATCTATAGTTTCAGTTGCACAATTGAATGACTTCTCTAAAGCACCAACGTTCTATG GACATTTGTTGCACCAGCTATTACGATTGACGGATCCTTCTCGGTCAATGTTTATAGAGCCTATGAGCGGTTG GTTTGATGCTGAAGGACATGAATTACTAGGATTGCACTTCATCAATCTAATTGAGTCATG TGTTGGGCAGGTTGGTCTAGCCAGCTTGGATTCTCTATTAACTGCAATTATTAAGGAGAACTTAGAGTATGCATTGAAGGGTTTCAAGAATTCG TTAGATTCCAGATGCTTGGAAGAACTACGTAAGCTTGATGATTCTTTGGGCCCTCCTACATCCCTACCTTTGCTGGGTTGGTCATCATATATGCAGATG
- the LOC103712390 gene encoding WASH complex subunit 5-like isoform X7, with translation MESSKKRAGSREDDDPAASFPELLNFCARAQTLIAELLLLSDRIPAEFLDRRFDAVLFDLRYFDSPNDFESRIEGNEELEALEDCLRESCSAYMQRFFLLMTGAVIYHLELLKYLNDLQMHFVIQEGLYGQSTLDRVLDNQYGRQLLTESIALFGCMLILMEHCLSGHLREKLLVAHLRHDCCFDSPNLEHICLICRAHMPPSGPFHHSGSPFVNSGMVSVQKTEDLFARFPFPKLVVDAVIHRLRNDDLYNQVHHYPDPQHRTVALSLQSGYLYILLFYSPEFLRNGFVMREIVDRFFRDCWVVPIFLHFVVDLFVSWDAYKEAKASLSSSVSPTFIRDCCQYHCTKVTHLSSELGSVLSNCVLIKDYVLDNSQYLISLVRDCNIALRWVLLHRASGDKRSRDIVTSVGLALQVDEDNLLQLLLKTSQLEFKVKQLYVELLESKEALWLEKKHCVSNCIEELSVHCFGSWVSSCKIKNESLNDWFQKLSTEVQSLDCTRTGSSSRAIYRVLSALKDLEQFCQIDQIKQWLFEAQKYLQDMIKVLNLDDEAMSTFSAITDALYAWAYVARFGELLGKNIEQDPSVVLSLHTYFLKFWMLLNVPLRRIEQNQSSDLLCVSNYYSSKYAAQICATLEIIPVILLGIYMDDNLQAQQPFHQLSRIDKDSLPEFMQVDQQLNLARAANKISIISEGVLLMSRNFRGLISLDLEDWLEGQVRKELSKRLENKLKTFFLLPNVGYDILEVNLRTLSAYILSQLQMMESFQDLLHIPGNRIWEETFTKVLKQCFEKEYAAFIKREQGSIVSVAQLNDFSKAPTFYGHLLHQLLRLTDPSRSMFIEPMSGWFDAEGHELLGLHFINLIESCVGQVGLASLDSLLTAIIKENLEYALKGFKNSLDSRCLEELRKLDDSLGPPTSLPLLGWSSYMQMSGKKLGNKRKKSPTAYCRF, from the exons ATGGAGTCGTCGAAGAAACGCGCAGGGTCGAGGGAAGACGATGACCCGGCAGCTTCCTTCCCCGAGCTGCTCAACTTCTGCGCCAGGGCCCAAACGCTGATCgccgagctcctcctcctctccgatCGGATCCCCGCGGAGTTCCTCGATCGCCGCTTCGACGCCGTGCTCTTCGACCTCAG GTATTTTGACTCCCCCAATGATTTTGAGTCAAGGATTGAAGGGAATGAGGAACTGGAAGCACTAGAAGATTGTCTTCGGGAATCTTGTTCTGCTTATATGCAGAGATTTTTTCTTCTGATGACTGGTGCTGTTATTTACCATTTGGAGCTACTTAAATACCTAAATGACCTTCAG ATGCATTTTGTCATACAGGAAGGTTTGTATGGGCAGTCTACACTAGATAGAGTATTGGATAATCAATATGGACGACAATTGCTGACGGAATCAATAGCACTGTTTGGATGCATGCTGATACTGATGGAGCACTGTTTGAGTGGCCATTTGCGAGAGAAGCTTCTTGTGGCACATCTACGCCATGACTGCTGTTTTGACTCTCCAAATCTAGAGCACATATGCTTGATTTGTCGTGCCCACATGCCTCCATCTGGCCCATTTCATCATAGCGGTTCACCTTTTGTAAACTCCGGTATGGTTTCTGTACAAAAGACTGAAGATCTCTTTGCAAGATTTCCATTTCCCAAATTGGTGGTGGATGCTGTTATACATCGTTTGCGGAATGATGACTTGTACAATCAAGTACACCACTATCCAGATCCACAGCACCGAACTGTGGCATTATCATTACAGAGTGGATACCTGTATATTCTGTTATTCTATTCTCCAGAGTTTCTACGCAATGGTTTTGTCATGCGAGAGATTGTTGATCGGTTCTTTAGAGATTGTTGGGTGGTTccaatatttttacattttgtGGTAGATCTGTTTGTGTCATGGGATGCATATAAAGAAGCAAAAGCATCATTATCCTCTAGTGTTTCTCCAACATTTATACGGGACTGCTGTCAATATCATTGCACTAAG GTTACGCATCTCTCATCAGAGTTGGGTTCAGTTCTCTCAAATTGTGTTTTAATCAAAGATTATGTGCTAGATAACTCTCAATATCTAATTTCCTTGGTCAGAGATTGCAATATTGCATTGCGCTGGGTTTTGCTTCACAGAGCT AGCGGCGACAAAAGATCGAGGGACATAGTAACTTCTGTAGGACTCGCACTGCAAGTTGATGAAGACAATCTGTTACAGCTGCTACTGAAGACCTCCCAA CTTGAGTTCAAGGTGAAGCAGCTCTATGTGGAGCTTTTGGAAAGCAAAGAAGCTTTGTGGCTTGAAAAGAAGCACTGTGTTTCTAACTGCATAGAAGAATTATCTGTGCACTGTTTTGGCTCTTGG GTTTCATCATGCAAAATCAAGAATGAAAGCCTGAATGATTGGTTTCAAAAATTGTCAACAGAG GTTCAGTCATTAGACTGTACAAGAACTGGAAGTTCAAGCAGAGCAATCTATCGTGTATTATCTGCACTGAAGGATCTCGAGCAATTCTGTCAA ATTGATCAAATCAAGCAATGGCTATTTGAAGCCCAAAAGTATCTGCAGGATATGATCAAAGTTCTCAATCTAGATGATGAAGCAATGTCTACATTCTCTGCG ATTACCGATGCTCTCTATGCATGGGCATATGTTGCAAGATTTGGCGAACTACTAGGCAAGAATATTGAGCAAGATCCATCAGTTGTGTTGAGTCTGCATacatattttctaaaattttggaTGTTGTTGAATGTACCATTACGACGGATTGAACAAAATCAAAG TTCTGATCTTCTTTGCGTCTCAAATTACTATTCCTCAAAATATGCAGCTCAGATATGTGCAACTTTGGAGATTATACCT GTCATTCTGCTTGGAATATATATGGATGATAACTTACAAGCTCAGCAGCCGTTTCACCAATTGAGTCGTATTGATAAAGATAGTCTTCCAGAATTTATGCAG GTGGATCAACAACTCAATTTAGCAAGGGCAGcaaataaaatatctattatctCGGAG GGAGTGCTGCTCATGTCAAGGAATTTTCGTGGCCTTATAAGTCTG GATTTGGAGGACTGGCTAGAGGGGCAAGTGAGGAAGGAACTATCAAAACGTCTAGAGAACAAACTGAAAACTTTTTTCTTGTTGCCCAATG TTGGATATGATATTTTGGAAGTCAATCTGAGGACATTATCAGCTTATATTCTTTCACAATTGCAAATGATGGAATCCTTTCAG GATTTACTTCATATACCTGGGAATCGTATTTGGGAAGAAACTTTTACCAAAGTTTTGAAGCAGTGTTTTGAAAAG GAATATGCTGCATTTATTAAAAGAGAGCAAGGATCTATAGTTTCAGTTGCACAATTGAATGACTTCTCTAAAGCACCAACGTTCTATG GACATTTGTTGCACCAGCTATTACGATTGACGGATCCTTCTCGGTCAATGTTTATAGAGCCTATGAGCGGTTG GTTTGATGCTGAAGGACATGAATTACTAGGATTGCACTTCATCAATCTAATTGAGTCATG TGTTGGGCAGGTTGGTCTAGCCAGCTTGGATTCTCTATTAACTGCAATTATTAAGGAGAACTTAGAGTATGCATTGAAGGGTTTCAAGAATTCG TTAGATTCCAGATGCTTGGAAGAACTACGTAAGCTTGATGATTCTTTGGGCCCTCCTACATCCCTACCTTTGCTGGGTTGGTCATCATATATGCAGATG